A portion of the uncultured Draconibacterium sp. genome contains these proteins:
- a CDS encoding DNA-3-methyladenine glycosylase I, producing MCERCNWSTKNELMIEYHDKEWGVPLYDDQKLFEFLVLEGFQAGLSWQIVLNKRENFRKAFDNFEVEKVAKYKDKKVEELLQDAGIIRNRAKILGCINNANWFIEVQQEFGSFSSYMWGFVNNKPVLNKFTKMSELPATSNLSDEISADLKKRGFKFVGSTVIYSHLQATGVINDHLTTCFRYAEIVDSY from the coding sequence ATGTGTGAAAGATGTAACTGGTCAACTAAAAATGAATTAATGATAGAATACCACGATAAAGAGTGGGGTGTTCCTTTATATGATGACCAAAAGCTATTCGAGTTTCTTGTATTAGAAGGTTTTCAAGCTGGTTTAAGTTGGCAGATTGTGCTGAACAAACGCGAAAACTTTAGAAAAGCCTTTGATAACTTCGAAGTAGAAAAAGTAGCCAAATACAAGGATAAGAAAGTAGAAGAACTTCTACAAGATGCTGGCATAATTAGAAACAGAGCTAAGATACTTGGGTGTATTAATAATGCTAATTGGTTTATTGAAGTGCAGCAAGAGTTTGGTAGTTTCAGTAGTTATATGTGGGGCTTTGTAAATAATAAGCCTGTATTGAATAAGTTTACTAAAATGAGTGAACTACCAGCTACATCTAATCTCTCTGATGAAATATCTGCTGACTTGAAAAAACGTGGCTTTAAGTTCGTAGGAAGTACTGTAATTTATTCTCACTTACAAGCTACCGGAGTTATAAACGATCATCTTACAACCTGTTTTCGATATGCAGAAATTGTAGATTCATATTAA
- the istB gene encoding IS21-like element helper ATPase IstB, with protein sequence MNNNQTVEKLRQMRIGAMAELHLQHVKNNGLQELTPDEYLALLTDHEWESRQNQKIERLLKQAAFRQKASIEEVRFDPSRNLDRNMFNRLATLDFIKRKENLIITGASGVGKSYLAQALGHQACFNGLKTLYSNTARLFARMKLAKTDGTYLKELSKLQKTNLLILDDFGLQALDNHSREALMDIIDDRYNKTSTIVVSQIPVSVWYDIIGEGTIADAILDRIVNSSHRIDLKGESLRKGILKSEN encoded by the coding sequence ATGAACAACAATCAGACAGTTGAAAAACTAAGGCAGATGCGCATTGGCGCAATGGCCGAACTGCATTTACAGCATGTAAAGAACAACGGCTTACAAGAGCTTACACCGGATGAGTACCTGGCACTGCTTACAGACCATGAATGGGAAAGCAGGCAGAATCAGAAAATCGAACGGCTGTTGAAACAAGCTGCTTTCCGTCAAAAAGCAAGTATTGAAGAAGTGCGCTTTGACCCATCGCGTAACCTCGACCGCAACATGTTTAACCGCCTGGCAACGCTTGATTTTATCAAACGTAAAGAAAACCTGATCATCACCGGGGCTTCGGGCGTTGGCAAAAGTTACCTGGCACAGGCATTGGGGCACCAGGCTTGTTTTAACGGGCTAAAAACTTTGTATTCGAACACAGCACGTTTGTTTGCCCGGATGAAACTGGCTAAAACCGATGGTACTTACCTGAAAGAACTCAGCAAGTTGCAAAAAACAAATCTGCTGATTTTAGATGATTTTGGCCTGCAGGCACTGGACAATCACAGCCGTGAGGCCTTGATGGACATTATCGATGACAGGTACAATAAAACATCTACAATTGTTGTCTCGCAAATACCGGTTTCGGTATGGTATGATATTATCGGTGAAGGCACTATTGCCGATGCTATCCTCGACCGGATTGTTAACTCTTCGCACCGCATTGACCTGAAAGGTGAATCGTTGAGAAAAGGAATTTTAAAAAGTGAAAATTAA
- a CDS encoding TonB-dependent receptor plug domain-containing protein yields the protein MKTRFLSALIFLICTVTLSSTAQERFVNGIVTTFDSIAVVGADVKVKSSKQIVQTDSLGRFKVNVAATDKLNVSAKGFNSQNVKTDEKTKIVAVNLKLKPGEKAREYAIGYGYVKDGERLNALAQMTNDDVDFSQYTNMYDLIRGRFAGVQVQSNGDIIIRGQNSINLSSAALIIVDGMQVDNSIMNTLVPAQVKSVNVIKDGSSAIYGSRGANGVVIIETKKGND from the coding sequence ATGAAAACTCGATTTTTATCCGCCCTTATTTTTCTTATTTGTACCGTAACCCTTAGCAGTACTGCGCAAGAGCGTTTTGTAAATGGAATTGTTACAACTTTTGATAGTATAGCTGTGGTTGGGGCAGACGTTAAGGTAAAAAGTTCAAAACAAATAGTACAAACCGATAGCCTGGGACGTTTTAAAGTTAATGTTGCTGCTACCGATAAACTAAATGTATCAGCAAAAGGTTTCAATTCTCAGAATGTGAAGACTGACGAAAAAACCAAGATTGTAGCAGTTAATTTAAAATTGAAGCCCGGTGAGAAAGCCCGTGAGTACGCCATTGGATACGGCTATGTGAAAGATGGTGAACGACTGAATGCTTTGGCGCAAATGACCAACGACGATGTTGATTTCTCGCAATATACCAATATGTACGACCTTATTCGCGGACGTTTTGCCGGCGTGCAGGTGCAAAGCAACGGCGATATCATTATACGTGGACAAAACTCGATTAATCTGAGTAGTGCAGCATTAATTATCGTTGATGGTATGCAAGTCGACAACTCGATAATGAATACGCTTGTACCGGCGCAGGTAAAAAGTGTTAACGTCATCAAAGATGGTAGTTCGGCAATATACGGATCGCGTGGAGCAAACGGAGTGGTTATTATTGAAACCAAAAAAGGTAACGACTAA
- a CDS encoding glycosyltransferase family 2 protein, with translation MKKLSLVICVWNEEPNIKPLSEQIKAALEGIDYEAIFVDDGSTDKTREEVRKINDDRFLLVELKRNYGQSSALQAGIDQAEGDFVALIDGDLQNDPADIPMMLKMIEEEEWDMVAGVRANRKDGMFLRKVPSKIANYLIRRATGIYMKDLGCTLKIFTNDIIKSIHIYGELHRYIPALVTLEGATKITQVDVNHRPRTFGTSKYNLSRTTRVMSDLVLMLFFKKYLQRPMHFFGQIGIFTLAIGVLINVYLLVLKIMGNDIWGKPLLLLGILLVLGGIQFITTGIIAELQMRTYFESQQKKPYRVKRVIPAKENI, from the coding sequence ATGAAAAAGCTTTCACTCGTAATTTGTGTTTGGAATGAAGAACCAAACATAAAACCACTATCGGAACAAATAAAAGCAGCACTGGAAGGAATTGATTACGAAGCCATTTTTGTTGATGATGGTTCGACGGATAAAACGCGCGAGGAGGTTCGGAAAATAAACGACGACCGATTTTTATTGGTAGAGTTAAAAAGAAATTACGGGCAAAGTTCGGCTTTGCAGGCCGGTATCGATCAGGCGGAAGGAGATTTTGTAGCGTTAATCGACGGTGATTTGCAGAATGATCCGGCAGATATTCCGATGATGCTAAAAATGATCGAAGAGGAAGAGTGGGACATGGTTGCAGGCGTGCGTGCCAACCGGAAAGATGGTATGTTTTTGCGCAAAGTTCCGTCTAAAATTGCCAATTACCTCATTCGCCGAGCTACCGGAATTTACATGAAAGATTTAGGTTGTACTTTGAAAATATTTACCAACGATATCATTAAAAGTATTCATATTTATGGCGAGTTGCATCGTTATATTCCTGCTTTGGTAACACTTGAAGGCGCTACCAAAATAACGCAGGTTGATGTGAATCACCGCCCGCGTACTTTTGGCACATCAAAATACAACCTCAGTCGTACAACACGTGTTATGAGCGACCTTGTTCTGATGCTTTTCTTTAAAAAGTACCTGCAGCGGCCAATGCATTTTTTCGGACAAATAGGTATTTTCACCCTTGCCATTGGGGTGCTTATAAACGTATATCTGCTTGTACTAAAAATTATGGGCAACGATATTTGGGGAAAACCACTATTATTGCTTGGTATTTTATTGGTATTGGGTGGAATTCAGTTTATTACAACCGGTATTATTGCTGAGTTACAAATGCGTACTTATTTCGAATCGCAACAGAAAAAACCATATCGAGTAAAGCGTGTAATACCTGCTAAAGAAAATATTTAA
- the istA gene encoding IS21 family transposase — MANKLDPMDLKQILSLHNDGESNRQIGGILGISRNTVNNYIKLAKASDYSIGELLAMDPHQLDELFTAHTTLITNRYDELMAWFNKVNQQRNHPGFTFMYHYQEYRSQVSNPYSYTQFMEHYHRKYDQVKGSMKLEHEAGKEMYIDFAGKKLHIINKETGELIPVEVFVAILPNSQYTYVTACLSQKREDLITCTAGALSFFGGVPKAVVSDNLKSAVTRASKYEAEINRTFKDFACHYGCVINPTRSYAPQDKALVENAVNLAYQRIYYPLRDMDFFSLDDLNREIRKLLKDYNNLLFQRKQASRRELFQSVERSYLKPLPDTPYQMKDYRRAKVQKIGYVYFSPEKSYYSVPYRYIGKSTLIHYTASTVEVYYNHQRIALHKRNYTIGSYNTIKEHLSSTHRARTDWNPDFFKRMAAKHGENVLTLVDQLVTTCDYPETAYKSAMGIVQLHKAYGSERLNNACKLALLAGTHSYRRIGNILKNKQDKLPFPEGNSNIPHIPAHSNLRGAAAYK; from the coding sequence ATGGCAAATAAACTTGATCCGATGGATTTAAAACAGATTTTATCGTTGCACAACGACGGGGAAAGCAACCGGCAGATTGGCGGGATTTTAGGTATCTCGCGCAATACTGTCAACAATTACATCAAACTGGCAAAAGCCAGCGATTACAGTATCGGGGAACTGCTGGCAATGGATCCCCATCAACTTGATGAACTCTTTACAGCTCACACCACACTTATCACCAACCGGTACGACGAACTGATGGCCTGGTTCAACAAAGTGAACCAACAACGCAACCACCCCGGTTTTACCTTTATGTATCACTATCAGGAATACCGCAGCCAGGTTTCCAACCCGTACAGCTACACCCAGTTTATGGAACATTACCACCGTAAATACGACCAGGTGAAAGGTTCGATGAAACTGGAACATGAGGCAGGAAAAGAGATGTACATCGATTTTGCAGGCAAGAAACTGCATATCATCAATAAGGAAACCGGGGAACTTATCCCGGTAGAAGTTTTTGTCGCTATCCTGCCCAATAGCCAGTACACCTATGTTACAGCCTGTTTAAGCCAAAAACGCGAAGACCTGATTACTTGCACTGCCGGTGCCCTTTCATTCTTTGGAGGAGTGCCCAAAGCTGTCGTTTCCGACAATTTAAAATCGGCAGTTACCCGGGCAAGTAAATACGAAGCAGAGATAAACCGTACGTTTAAAGATTTTGCCTGTCATTACGGTTGTGTTATCAACCCAACACGCAGCTATGCCCCGCAAGACAAAGCATTGGTCGAAAACGCCGTTAATCTTGCCTATCAGCGTATTTATTATCCGCTAAGGGATATGGATTTCTTTTCGCTTGACGACCTGAACCGCGAGATAAGAAAACTATTAAAAGACTACAACAACTTGCTGTTTCAACGAAAACAGGCCAGCCGCCGGGAACTGTTTCAATCGGTGGAACGCAGCTATCTAAAACCGCTGCCCGACACGCCTTATCAGATGAAAGATTACCGCAGGGCAAAGGTCCAGAAAATTGGCTATGTGTATTTTTCACCCGAAAAAAGTTATTACAGCGTTCCGTACCGGTATATCGGTAAGTCAACACTTATCCACTATACGGCATCCACTGTTGAAGTGTATTATAACCACCAGCGTATTGCCCTTCACAAACGTAACTATACCATAGGAAGTTATAACACCATCAAAGAGCATTTAAGCAGTACTCACCGGGCAAGGACCGATTGGAACCCGGATTTCTTTAAGCGTATGGCTGCCAAACATGGAGAAAATGTGTTGACACTCGTTGACCAGTTGGTGACCACTTGCGACTATCCTGAAACAGCTTACAAAAGTGCCATGGGCATTGTACAGCTTCACAAAGCTTATGGTTCAGAACGTTTAAATAATGCTTGTAAACTGGCCCTTCTTGCCGGAACTCATTCCTACAGGCGCATTGGCAACATCCTAAAAAACAAACAAGACAAACTTCCTTTCCCGGAAGGAAACAGCAATATCCCGCACATCCCTGCACACAGCAATTTGCGCGGGGCAGCGGCTTATAAATAA
- a CDS encoding LamG-like jellyroll fold domain-containing protein codes for MGETEAPSNLGVSYFYSSGTSDYSIYNNGLIGNESDKSISVWVNQTSRPTSRIYQETTGLSSNNEDRYDLLISSTTGLIYYRMIEYGGADVRLTSVTTLNLNTWYHILVTSDGSTHTVYIDGVYDNSVTGTPSTSMTLERTILGNG; via the coding sequence ATTGGAGAAACAGAAGCCCCATCAAATTTAGGTGTTTCCTATTTTTATAGTTCAGGTACTTCTGACTACTCTATTTATAATAATGGTTTAATAGGAAATGAATCAGACAAATCTATTTCTGTTTGGGTGAATCAAACATCACGGCCAACCAGTAGAATTTATCAGGAAACAACAGGACTAAGCAGTAATAATGAAGATAGATATGATCTTTTAATATCATCTACAACAGGACTGATTTATTACAGAATGATTGAGTATGGAGGAGCAGATGTTCGATTAACTTCAGTTACAACATTAAATCTAAATACTTGGTATCATATATTAGTTACTTCTGATGGTTCAACTCATACTGTTTATATTGATGGGGTATACGATAATTCTGTAACAGGGACACCATCTACAAGTATGACACTGGAAAGAACTATTTTAGGGAATGGGTGA
- a CDS encoding prolyl oligopeptidase family serine peptidase, with protein sequence MKNFLSLLALLIISAGLSAQNEKHLLTFDDIIKWNRITETHLSNNGKYIAWKEEPWKGDATLKISTPDAEEVATFNYGTKAQFTPDSRFLVFTEVPPADTIRELKLKKTKKDDLPQNKLVVFDIKENKTEKVDNLKSVKVPEEWSGWIAYQAEDPDDSTKNEKDKKNPLYIKNLETGLVNKYPAVSSYELAKDQPYISFISEGDSSFSAGVYRVDLKADNLSAILESEGKYEQLCIAENGEQVAFLADTTDEKKPSFALYYWAGENETIIADNSNDAIPDNWEISENGRLSFSENGKRLFFGTAPILPEKDTTKLEEEIPALDVWTWNEEQLQTVQLNNRKRDLKKSYLAVVHLDEQLTVQLETELFSRIQKIQNGDAEKLLAYSNRPYAVQTMWEGGPYHNDFYLVDINTGDAEKIKTDCRANPSVSPEGKFVYWYNAIDTTWNTYEIATGKEYVISQPETIQAADELNDRPMLSSSYRNAGWLENDEAILIYDRYDIWKVDPTGSFAPINLTKNGRTSKINYRLVRFNPEPNTGIDPSEKVLLTGHNEISRADAYYAFDLNKTKAPEAVFSPNYRLGRPVKAEDDDLIIFTKEDFETYPNLIATTFSFKDETQISDAAPQQKQFKWGTAELVSWRSLDGLVLEGTLHKPEDFDPNKKYPMIVNFYEKSSDRLLSYHMPENHRSTIDYHYYTSHGYIIFNPDVYYKEGYPGESAFNCVMPGITSLIDKGFVDEEHIGAQGHSWGGYQVAYLATRTNMFAAIESGAPVVNMFSAYGGIRWGSGLNRSFQYEHTQSRIGKTIWESPLRYIENSPLFTLDKINTPILIMHNDDDGSVPWYQGIEFFIGLRRLQKPSWLLNYNEADHWPTKLRDMHDFQIRMAQFFDHYLKGAPMPKWMDEGIPAINKGVDMGYDLVE encoded by the coding sequence ATGAAAAATTTTTTGTCTTTACTCGCACTATTAATTATTTCTGCTGGTCTTTCAGCACAAAACGAAAAGCATTTACTTACTTTCGATGACATTATTAAGTGGAACAGAATTACAGAAACTCATCTCTCGAACAATGGAAAATACATTGCCTGGAAAGAAGAGCCATGGAAAGGTGATGCCACACTAAAAATCAGTACACCGGATGCTGAAGAAGTTGCTACGTTTAATTACGGAACCAAAGCTCAGTTTACACCCGACTCGCGTTTTCTGGTATTTACGGAAGTTCCACCTGCCGATACAATTCGTGAGCTGAAGCTGAAAAAAACAAAAAAGGATGATTTGCCTCAAAACAAACTGGTTGTTTTCGATATTAAAGAGAATAAAACTGAAAAGGTTGATAATCTGAAATCCGTTAAAGTTCCTGAAGAATGGTCGGGTTGGATAGCTTACCAGGCTGAAGACCCAGATGATTCGACAAAAAACGAAAAGGACAAAAAGAATCCGCTTTACATTAAAAACCTTGAAACAGGTTTGGTAAATAAGTATCCGGCAGTAAGTAGTTACGAATTGGCAAAAGATCAGCCATATATCAGTTTTATATCAGAAGGCGACAGTAGTTTTTCTGCCGGGGTTTATCGGGTTGATTTAAAGGCAGACAATCTTTCTGCAATTTTGGAATCAGAAGGAAAATACGAACAACTTTGTATTGCCGAAAATGGCGAACAAGTTGCATTTTTGGCCGATACTACCGACGAGAAAAAGCCATCGTTTGCGCTTTATTACTGGGCGGGAGAAAACGAAACAATTATTGCCGACAATTCAAACGACGCTATTCCTGATAACTGGGAAATAAGTGAAAATGGCAGACTATCTTTCTCCGAAAACGGCAAACGTCTGTTTTTCGGAACTGCTCCAATTCTTCCCGAAAAAGACACCACAAAACTGGAAGAAGAAATCCCTGCGTTGGATGTATGGACATGGAATGAAGAGCAGCTTCAAACGGTTCAGCTCAACAACAGAAAAAGAGATTTAAAGAAAAGTTATCTGGCGGTTGTGCACCTTGATGAGCAGTTAACAGTTCAATTAGAAACAGAACTATTCTCGCGCATACAAAAAATACAAAATGGCGATGCCGAAAAATTGCTGGCATACAGCAACAGGCCTTATGCTGTGCAGACGATGTGGGAAGGCGGCCCTTACCACAACGATTTTTACCTGGTTGATATCAATACCGGAGACGCTGAAAAAATAAAAACAGATTGCCGTGCCAATCCTTCGGTTTCGCCAGAAGGAAAATTTGTGTACTGGTACAATGCCATCGACACAACATGGAACACATACGAAATTGCAACTGGTAAAGAATATGTAATTTCTCAACCTGAAACAATTCAGGCAGCAGATGAGTTAAACGACCGCCCAATGCTATCCAGCTCGTACAGAAATGCCGGCTGGCTGGAAAATGATGAAGCGATATTGATCTACGACCGATACGATATTTGGAAGGTTGATCCGACAGGCTCATTCGCTCCAATAAACCTCACCAAAAACGGGAGAACTTCAAAGATCAATTATCGACTTGTACGATTTAATCCGGAGCCAAACACCGGAATCGATCCTTCAGAAAAAGTTCTGCTTACAGGGCATAATGAAATCTCGCGCGCCGATGCTTATTATGCTTTTGACTTAAACAAAACCAAAGCTCCCGAAGCTGTTTTCAGCCCAAATTACCGATTAGGAAGACCTGTAAAAGCTGAAGATGACGATCTGATCATTTTCACCAAAGAAGATTTTGAAACCTATCCGAACCTGATTGCCACGACATTTAGTTTTAAAGACGAAACACAAATAAGCGATGCCGCACCACAGCAAAAACAGTTTAAGTGGGGAACGGCAGAACTGGTAAGCTGGCGCTCGCTTGACGGACTGGTTTTGGAAGGAACATTGCACAAGCCTGAGGATTTTGATCCAAACAAAAAATACCCGATGATCGTGAATTTTTACGAGAAAAGTTCGGACAGGCTGCTGAGCTACCATATGCCAGAGAATCATCGTTCAACCATTGATTATCATTACTACACCAGCCACGGATATATAATTTTCAATCCTGATGTTTATTATAAGGAAGGCTATCCGGGTGAATCGGCATTTAATTGTGTGATGCCCGGCATAACATCGTTAATCGACAAAGGCTTTGTTGACGAAGAACACATTGGCGCACAAGGACACAGTTGGGGTGGTTACCAGGTAGCTTATTTGGCAACCCGAACAAATATGTTTGCAGCCATTGAATCAGGTGCACCTGTTGTGAATATGTTTAGTGCTTATGGTGGAATTCGCTGGGGATCGGGATTAAACCGCTCATTCCAGTACGAACATACGCAAAGCCGCATTGGAAAAACGATTTGGGAATCTCCGTTGCGTTATATTGAGAACTCACCATTGTTTACACTCGACAAGATAAATACTCCGATTTTGATTATGCATAACGACGATGATGGCTCTGTACCATGGTACCAGGGAATTGAGTTTTTTATTGGCCTCAGACGATTGCAAAAACCAAGCTGGTTACTTAATTACAACGAAGCCGACCACTGGCCGACTAAACTTCGCGACATGCACGATTTTCAGATTCGTATGGCCCAGTTTTTTGATCATTACCTAAAAGGTGCCCCGATGCCGAAATGGATGGATGAAGGTATTCCGGCAATTAATAAAGGAGTGGATATGGGTTATGACTTAGTGGAGTAA
- a CDS encoding DUF2007 domain-containing protein: MGKTITVATFTSNFEVKYMLFKEMLEEAGIEYMLVNEITSTVDGIFRGSPTNIGIEIRVMEENFEEALEIYNSIK, from the coding sequence ATGGGAAAAACGATTACCGTTGCAACGTTTACTAGTAACTTCGAAGTGAAGTATATGTTGTTTAAAGAAATGCTTGAAGAGGCAGGAATTGAATACATGTTGGTTAATGAAATTACCAGTACTGTAGATGGTATTTTCAGAGGAAGTCCTACCAATATTGGCATCGAAATTCGTGTAATGGAAGAAAATTTTGAAGAAGCACTTGAAATTTATAATTCTATAAAATAG
- a CDS encoding C1 family peptidase yields MKLRLILTALITVFTLSVFAESDKKNEEKGYVFEDEISLAATPVKDQYRSGTCWSFSGLSFLESEMIRLGKPEVDLSEMFIVWHTYSTKAKKHVRVHGNLNFSAGGAFHDVTNMIREYGIVPESVYDGLNYGEEKHVHGEMDNVLKEHVDAVVKNGNRKLSTVWHEAIEGTLNSYLGELPQKFEYDGKQYTPQSFASDYVGLNMDDYVEISSYTHHPFYDKFILEVPDNWSWDEVYNVPLEDLETIIDYSLNNGMTVAWAADVSEKGFATSNKGVAVLPAAPEEDMSDAEIAKWEALPQKDKEKELYKLDNPVPELHVTQEMRQTAFDDYQTTDDHGMHIIGTAKDQEGHTFYKVKNSWGDYNKYKGYFYVSKPYVNYKTMCIMVHKDGIPQSIREKLKL; encoded by the coding sequence ATGAAGTTGCGATTGATACTTACCGCACTGATTACGGTATTCACACTCAGTGTATTTGCAGAAAGTGATAAGAAGAATGAGGAGAAAGGCTATGTTTTCGAGGATGAGATTTCACTAGCCGCCACACCTGTTAAAGACCAATACCGTTCAGGTACATGCTGGTCGTTTTCAGGGCTTTCATTTTTGGAGTCGGAAATGATACGTCTTGGAAAACCGGAGGTTGATCTTTCAGAAATGTTTATTGTTTGGCATACTTATTCAACAAAAGCCAAAAAACATGTTCGTGTTCATGGTAATTTAAACTTTTCGGCCGGTGGAGCTTTTCACGACGTTACAAATATGATCCGCGAATATGGTATTGTTCCCGAGTCGGTTTATGACGGATTAAACTACGGTGAAGAAAAACATGTGCATGGCGAGATGGACAATGTACTGAAAGAACATGTTGACGCAGTTGTGAAAAACGGTAACCGCAAACTGAGTACCGTATGGCACGAAGCCATTGAAGGTACTTTAAACTCGTATTTAGGCGAGTTACCACAAAAATTTGAATACGACGGAAAACAATATACGCCACAAAGTTTTGCCAGCGATTACGTTGGTTTGAACATGGACGATTATGTTGAGATTTCTTCGTATACACACCACCCGTTTTACGACAAGTTTATTTTGGAAGTTCCCGATAACTGGTCGTGGGATGAGGTTTACAATGTACCACTTGAAGATTTGGAAACGATTATTGATTATTCGTTGAATAATGGAATGACCGTTGCATGGGCAGCCGATGTTAGCGAAAAAGGATTTGCAACCAGTAATAAAGGTGTTGCTGTTTTGCCTGCTGCTCCGGAAGAAGACATGAGCGATGCCGAAATTGCAAAATGGGAAGCTCTGCCACAGAAAGACAAAGAAAAAGAATTGTATAAATTAGATAACCCGGTTCCCGAATTGCATGTAACTCAGGAAATGCGTCAGACAGCGTTTGATGATTATCAGACAACTGATGACCACGGAATGCATATTATCGGAACCGCAAAAGACCAGGAAGGACATACTTTTTATAAAGTAAAAAATTCGTGGGGCGACTACAACAAATACAAGGGTTACTTCTACGTGTCGAAACCATACGTGAATTACAAGACGATGTGCATTATGGTGCACAAAGACGGCATACCCCAAAGTATAAGAGAGAAACTTAAACTTTAA